In Aquiflexum balticum DSM 16537, a single genomic region encodes these proteins:
- the thrS gene encoding threonine--tRNA ligase, translating into MSNQQIKITLPDGSVRDYEKGVSGLQIALSISEGLARNVLAAKVNGEVWDANRPIHQDSKVQLLTWNDPEGKNTFWHSSAHLMAEALESLYPGVKFGIGPPIENGFYYDVDFGDKPLEGAELEKIEAKMMELAKTKSEFIRKDVSKSDAIAYFQEKGDEYKLDLLEGLEDGSITFYEQGNFVDLCRGPHIPNTGFIKAAKLLNIAGAYWRGDEKRKMLTRIYGITFPKAKELQEYLFMLEEAKKRDHRKLGRELELFTFSEKVGMGLPLWLPKGTLLRERLVNFMKKAQDKSGYQQVVTPHIGHKALYETSGHYEKYGKDSFQPIHTPNEGEEFLLKPMNCPHHCEIYKHKPRSYKDLPIRYAEFGTVYRYEQSGELHGLTRVRGFTQDDAHIFCRPDQVKEEFIKVIDLVLYVFKALGFSDYTAQISLRDPDNRDKYIGTDEAWNKAESAIIEAAAEKGLDTVTELGEAAFYGPKLDFMVKDALGRKWQLGTIQVDYNLPERFQLEYIGSDNQKHRPVMIHRAPFGSLERFVAVLIEHCAGNFPLWLSPDQIIILPISEKYTAYAEEIRSALEDSDIIGAIDNRDEKIGRKIRDAEVKKIPFMLIVGEKEQMEGLISVRKHGQGDLGNYTPEGFAAYFKGIIEESLHN; encoded by the coding sequence ATGTCCAACCAACAAATCAAAATCACCCTGCCGGACGGTTCGGTCAGGGATTATGAAAAAGGAGTTTCAGGGTTACAGATTGCACTTAGTATCAGCGAGGGTTTAGCCAGAAATGTACTTGCAGCAAAAGTTAACGGGGAAGTTTGGGATGCAAACAGACCCATTCATCAGGACTCAAAAGTCCAGTTATTGACCTGGAATGACCCTGAAGGGAAAAATACTTTTTGGCATTCTTCTGCCCACCTGATGGCAGAAGCCTTGGAATCACTTTATCCCGGGGTGAAATTCGGCATTGGCCCGCCGATTGAAAACGGATTTTATTATGACGTTGATTTTGGTGACAAACCTTTGGAAGGTGCTGAACTGGAAAAAATTGAAGCCAAAATGATGGAATTGGCCAAAACAAAAAGCGAATTTATCAGAAAAGATGTATCAAAGTCCGATGCTATTGCTTACTTCCAGGAAAAAGGGGATGAATATAAATTAGACCTTTTGGAAGGTTTGGAAGATGGTTCCATCACTTTTTATGAGCAGGGCAATTTCGTTGATCTCTGTCGTGGACCACATATCCCCAATACAGGTTTTATCAAAGCAGCCAAGCTTTTGAACATTGCCGGTGCCTATTGGAGAGGGGATGAGAAAAGGAAAATGCTTACCCGGATCTATGGTATTACTTTTCCAAAAGCCAAAGAATTGCAGGAATACCTGTTTATGCTTGAAGAGGCAAAGAAAAGAGATCATAGGAAATTGGGCAGGGAATTGGAATTGTTTACTTTTTCCGAAAAAGTGGGCATGGGATTGCCTTTATGGCTACCCAAGGGTACGTTGCTAAGAGAGAGACTTGTCAATTTTATGAAAAAGGCACAGGACAAGTCGGGTTATCAGCAAGTTGTTACCCCACATATTGGGCATAAGGCTTTGTATGAGACTTCCGGGCATTATGAAAAATACGGAAAGGATTCATTCCAGCCCATCCATACGCCCAATGAAGGTGAGGAGTTTTTGTTGAAACCGATGAATTGTCCCCATCACTGCGAAATCTATAAGCATAAACCCAGGTCATACAAAGACCTGCCTATCAGATATGCTGAATTTGGAACTGTTTACAGGTACGAACAAAGCGGCGAATTGCATGGTTTGACCAGGGTTCGAGGTTTTACGCAAGATGATGCCCATATATTTTGCAGGCCGGATCAGGTAAAAGAGGAATTTATAAAAGTTATTGATCTGGTGCTTTATGTATTCAAAGCTTTGGGCTTTTCGGATTATACTGCCCAGATTTCATTAAGAGATCCCGATAACAGGGACAAATATATAGGTACTGATGAGGCTTGGAACAAAGCTGAATCAGCAATCATCGAAGCGGCTGCCGAAAAGGGACTTGATACAGTGACCGAATTAGGTGAGGCTGCTTTTTATGGTCCAAAACTGGATTTTATGGTCAAAGATGCTTTGGGCAGAAAATGGCAATTGGGTACCATACAGGTAGATTATAATTTACCCGAAAGATTCCAATTGGAATATATTGGTTCCGACAATCAAAAACATCGGCCGGTCATGATTCACAGGGCGCCATTTGGTTCTTTGGAAAGATTTGTGGCTGTTCTGATAGAGCATTGTGCCGGAAACTTTCCTCTTTGGCTGTCTCCTGACCAGATCATTATTCTGCCTATTTCTGAAAAATATACTGCATATGCAGAGGAGATCAGAAGTGCATTGGAGGATTCAGATATCATAGGGGCGATAGACAACCGGGATGAAAAGATCGGAAGAAAAATCAGAGATGCAGAAGTTAAGAAAATCCCTTTTATGCTCATTGTGGGCGAAAAAGAACAAATGGAGGGCTTAATCTCTGTAAGGAAGCATGGTCAAGGTGACCTAGGTAATTATACTCCGGAAGGCTTTGCTGCTTACTTCAAGGGTATAATTGAAGAATCATTACACAATTAA
- the infC gene encoding translation initiation factor IF-3, translating into MKGRTPFRQRQEEPYKVNDKIRSREVRVVGDFVDGGNAVLTLTEALKIAKENELDLVEISPNASPPVCKVIDYAKFKYEQKKKQKEIKANASKTVLKEIRFGPNTDDHDFNFKLKHAINFLKEGAKVKAYVHFVGRSIVFKERGEMLLLKFAQELEEYGQVEQLPKMEGKRMFLFLTPKASKK; encoded by the coding sequence TTGAAAGGAAGAACACCGTTCAGACAGAGACAAGAAGAACCTTATAAGGTAAACGACAAAATCAGGTCAAGAGAAGTCAGGGTAGTAGGCGATTTTGTAGATGGCGGAAATGCCGTTTTGACCTTGACCGAAGCCTTAAAAATTGCAAAGGAAAACGAACTTGATCTCGTTGAGATTTCCCCAAATGCCAGTCCTCCTGTTTGTAAGGTGATAGACTACGCAAAATTTAAATATGAACAGAAAAAGAAGCAAAAGGAGATCAAAGCCAATGCATCTAAGACTGTTCTTAAAGAAATCAGGTTTGGTCCGAACACTGACGACCATGATTTCAACTTCAAGTTGAAGCATGCTATCAACTTTCTTAAAGAAGGAGCAAAAGTAAAAGCCTATGTACATTTTGTAGGTAGATCGATTGTTTTCAAGGAAAGAGGAGAAATGTTGCTGTTGAAGTTTGCGCAGGAGTTGGAGGAATATGGACAGGTAGAACAACTTCCAAAAATGGAGGGGAAAAGAATGTTTCTTTTCTTAACACCAAAAGCCAGTAAGAAATAA
- the rpmI gene encoding 50S ribosomal protein L35, translating to MPKVKTKSSAKKRFTLTGTGKIRRKHAYKSHILTKKSTKRKRNLTKMGMVHESDEGRVKAMLRIG from the coding sequence ATGCCTAAAGTAAAAACTAAATCAAGTGCAAAAAAGCGGTTTACCCTAACAGGAACCGGCAAAATCAGAAGGAAGCATGCTTACAAAAGCCACATTCTGACCAAGAAATCTACCAAGAGAAAGAGAAATCTTACTAAAATGGGTATGGTTCACGAGTCTGATGAAGGCAGAGTAAAAGCAATGTTGAGAATAGGTTAA
- the rplT gene encoding 50S ribosomal protein L20 has protein sequence MPRSVNAVASRARRKKVLKATKGYFGRGKNVWTVAKNKYEKGLQYAYRDRKAKKREFRALWIQRINAGARQYGISYSQFMGMLKKADIELNRKVLADLAMNHPEAFKAVVEKVK, from the coding sequence ATGCCAAGATCAGTAAATGCAGTTGCTTCAAGAGCAAGAAGAAAAAAAGTATTGAAAGCAACAAAGGGCTACTTCGGGAGAGGAAAGAACGTTTGGACAGTAGCAAAAAACAAGTACGAAAAAGGTTTACAATACGCTTATAGAGATAGAAAAGCCAAGAAAAGAGAATTCAGGGCTTTATGGATTCAGCGTATCAATGCAGGTGCCAGACAATATGGTATCTCTTATTCTCAGTTTATGGGTATGTTGAAAAAAGCTGATATCGAATTGAACAGAAAAGTTCTTGCTGATTTGGCAATGAATCACCCAGAGGCATTCAAAGCTGTAGTTGAAAAGGTTAAGTAA
- a CDS encoding GIY-YIG nuclease family protein, with amino-acid sequence MFCVYVLYSFSAKRLYTGMTSDLITRFKFHNEKSTKGHTIRYRPWYCIHVEFFSTKSEALLREKELKSGKGRDWIKSNIIPQYL; translated from the coding sequence ATGTTCTGTGTTTACGTACTATATTCATTTTCGGCCAAAAGGCTTTATACCGGAATGACCTCAGACCTCATTACCAGGTTTAAATTCCATAATGAGAAATCAACTAAAGGACATACCATCCGATACAGACCTTGGTATTGTATCCATGTAGAATTTTTTAGTACCAAATCTGAAGCCCTTCTAAGGGAAAAGGAACTGAAATCAGGTAAAGGAAGGGATTGGATTAAATCAAATATTATTCCCCAATACCTTTAG
- a CDS encoding START-like domain-containing protein: MVKNKFVADYQINTSRKVLFPYLSTASGLAEWFADDVSINEDKTYIFHFDGEDHYARIVALRTNIHVKFDFFDPNNPDETDHSYIEFKLEENELTQTMFMKVIDYSDSYDDDELESIWESLIHNLKEIIGG, from the coding sequence ATGGTAAAAAATAAATTTGTTGCTGATTATCAAATCAATACTTCCAGGAAAGTATTATTTCCTTATTTGAGTACGGCCAGTGGATTGGCTGAATGGTTTGCCGATGATGTTTCTATCAATGAGGATAAAACTTACATCTTTCATTTTGATGGTGAGGACCACTATGCCAGAATCGTGGCCCTAAGAACAAACATTCATGTCAAATTTGATTTCTTTGATCCAAATAATCCTGATGAAACAGACCACTCTTATATAGAGTTTAAATTAGAAGAAAATGAACTGACGCAAACTATGTTTATGAAAGTCATTGATTACAGTGATTCTTACGATGATGATGAGTTGGAATCTATTTGGGAAAGCCTGATACACAATTTAAAAGAAATCATTGGAGGTTGA
- a CDS encoding LptF/LptG family permease, with product MKKIDKLILGSFLGPFFLTFVVVDFILLTVNMLKYFDEIFGKGLDFWIYMELISYFVISISPMALPLAVLLSALMAFGNLGEHFELTALKSAGISLIRALRPIGIFVVFLSILAFLSNNYLVPKVNLKTFSLLYDIRMKSPALDIKEGVFYSGIPNYSIKVNQKLDEVRLKDIIIYNHEEGQGNTNIILADSGRMEPFFNDSYMSMTLYNGTSYKESRGQRGITEKPVDFSRTSFSENQIIFNLESFQLNRTPEDLWSTNRSIKNIAQLRSGLDSLNTEINQIIYYNYLNTESSFPYFSRNRKIVPPIDIAERKQRDDSIKNIKSIQKIKAEMKDSVETDIATDTIADLQVSDNSDSMNVTDEELIIQGSDSLNQITQATVNKGEINSPKASKESTTGNLINKNKISAIKSLDSLLISRKSDTLKKSSEPKVDLIQKQAFSGFQGKSEFTPEKKVWIDSIIQNGNYESRAASIALSNARTLKNNFNTKLTQIDTYQREFRRYQIAIYQKYTTAFACIVLFLIGAPLGAIIKKGGLGMPVLMSIIFFIIYYMLTITGEKWAKEGIADPMFGTWFSNLVLLPIGFFFLKQARKDARLFEPETYVELFQKIKNWYNRFNSKFQARFLNSK from the coding sequence ATGAAGAAAATAGATAAACTGATTTTAGGGTCATTTCTTGGTCCTTTCTTTTTAACTTTTGTAGTAGTGGATTTTATTCTGCTCACGGTAAATATGCTGAAATATTTCGATGAGATTTTCGGTAAAGGATTGGATTTTTGGATTTACATGGAGTTGATCTCTTATTTCGTCATCAGCATTTCTCCAATGGCTTTGCCTTTGGCTGTATTACTTTCTGCTCTGATGGCATTTGGAAACCTAGGCGAACATTTTGAATTGACAGCATTGAAAAGCGCTGGAATTTCCTTGATTCGTGCACTGAGACCAATTGGGATTTTTGTGGTTTTTTTGAGTATCCTTGCTTTTTTATCCAACAACTACCTAGTGCCAAAGGTAAATTTGAAAACTTTTAGTCTTCTCTACGATATCCGGATGAAATCTCCCGCCTTGGACATTAAGGAAGGCGTGTTTTATAGTGGAATACCAAATTACAGTATCAAAGTGAACCAAAAGTTGGATGAAGTCAGGTTGAAGGATATCATTATTTATAATCATGAGGAAGGGCAGGGAAATACAAATATCATTCTTGCTGATTCAGGAAGAATGGAACCATTTTTCAACGATAGTTATATGAGTATGACTCTTTATAATGGAACAAGTTATAAGGAATCGAGAGGACAAAGAGGAATAACCGAAAAACCTGTGGATTTTAGTCGGACAAGTTTTTCTGAAAACCAGATTATTTTTAATCTGGAATCATTTCAATTGAACAGAACGCCTGAGGATCTGTGGTCAACAAACCGATCAATCAAAAATATTGCACAGCTCAGGTCAGGATTGGATTCCTTAAACACAGAAATCAATCAAATAATTTATTACAATTACCTGAACACTGAATCATCTTTTCCTTATTTTTCCAGAAACCGGAAAATAGTTCCCCCGATTGATATTGCGGAAAGAAAGCAACGTGATGATTCAATAAAAAACATCAAATCAATTCAAAAAATCAAAGCGGAAATGAAAGATTCCGTTGAAACAGATATTGCTACAGATACTATTGCAGACCTTCAGGTTTCCGACAATTCAGATTCCATGAATGTAACAGACGAAGAATTGATCATTCAAGGGTCCGATAGTCTGAATCAAATAACTCAAGCCACTGTAAATAAGGGAGAAATTAATAGTCCAAAGGCCTCTAAAGAATCGACTACAGGCAATTTGATAAACAAAAATAAAATCTCAGCAATTAAATCCCTTGACTCTTTACTGATTTCAAGAAAGTCAGACACCCTTAAGAAATCTTCAGAACCAAAAGTTGATTTGATCCAAAAGCAAGCTTTCTCAGGGTTTCAAGGAAAATCTGAATTCACTCCGGAGAAAAAAGTTTGGATAGACTCAATCATCCAAAACGGGAATTACGAATCGAGGGCTGCATCTATAGCTTTAAGTAATGCAAGAACCCTAAAAAACAATTTCAATACCAAACTTACCCAAATAGATACCTATCAAAGAGAATTCAGGAGGTACCAAATCGCCATTTACCAAAAATACACCACTGCATTCGCCTGTATAGTGCTGTTTTTGATTGGTGCTCCCTTGGGAGCCATAATCAAAAAAGGAGGTTTAGGTATGCCCGTTTTGATGTCCATCATATTTTTCATCATTTACTACATGTTGACCATTACCGGAGAGAAGTGGGCCAAAGAGGGTATTGCCGACCCTATGTTTGGAACCTGGTTTTCCAACCTCGTCCTGCTACCAATTGGATTTTTCTTCCTGAAACAAGCCAGAAAAGATGCCAGATTATTTGAGCCCGAAACCTATGTTGAATTGTTTCAAAAGATCAAAAATTGGTACAATAGATTTAATTCTAAATTTCAGGCCAGATTTTTAAATTCAAAATAA
- the rpsO gene encoding 30S ribosomal protein S15: MYLTTEKKSELFKNHGRLKADNDTGSPESQIALFTYRIQHLTDHLKTNKKDHSSRLGLLKLVGKRRRLLNYLVKNDIERYRAILTDLGIRK, encoded by the coding sequence ATGTATTTAACTACAGAGAAAAAATCAGAGTTGTTCAAAAATCATGGCAGGTTAAAAGCTGATAACGATACAGGTTCACCGGAATCCCAAATAGCGTTGTTCACTTATAGAATTCAGCACTTAACTGACCATTTGAAGACAAACAAAAAAGACCACTCTTCAAGATTGGGTCTACTTAAATTAGTCGGTAAAAGAAGGAGACTTCTTAATTACCTGGTCAAAAACGATATCGAAAGATACAGAGCAATACTAACCGACTTAGGAATTAGAAAATAA
- the pnp gene encoding polyribonucleotide nucleotidyltransferase, which produces MLPNVISKSIILEDGREIIIETGALAKQADGAVVVKMGKAMLLATVVSKKEAGEGVDFLPMSVDYQEKFAASGKIPGGFLKREGRLSDYEILISRIVDRAIRPIFPDDYHADTNIAITLMSADEDVLPDCLAGLAASAALAVSDIPFNGPISEVRVGKIDGNLMINPTPKQLETASMEFIVAGSEEYILMVEGEANEISEDEMVEALQFAHEEIKKHCKVQKELSIAVGKEVKREYNHEKTDPALYEKMYGELYDKCYEVVARQIPNKSERSELIKAIKEGFIESLGEEHGFEASLIGPYFSKIHKEAARNLTLNEKKRLDGRKLDEVRPIWSVVDYLPSAHGSAIFTRGETQSITTCTLGTKMDEQMVDGAMISGFNKFFLHYNFPGFSTGEVKVNRGPGRREVGHGNLAMRALKKVLPTGDDNPYTIRIVSDILESNGSSSMATVCAGSLALMDAGIQIKAPVTGIAMGMISDSKTGNYSILSDILGDEDHLGDMDFKVTGTEKGITACQMDLKVEGLDYSVLKEALYQARAGRLHIMEEIKKTLSAPKPDLKPHTPRSFTMGIPKELIGAVIGPGGKVIQEIQKDTGATIIIEEKDNMGKINIFSNNQDSMNAAISRIKAIVAQPEIGETYTGIVKNIMPFGAFVEFMPGKDGLLHISEIKWERLENMEGVLEPGEEIQVKLIDVDKKTGKFKLSRKVLIPKPAKSENKD; this is translated from the coding sequence ATGTTACCTAACGTAATTTCAAAATCTATCATTCTCGAGGATGGTAGGGAAATCATTATTGAAACTGGCGCATTGGCAAAGCAGGCCGATGGGGCAGTAGTTGTTAAAATGGGCAAAGCAATGTTGCTTGCCACTGTTGTTTCAAAAAAAGAAGCAGGGGAAGGAGTTGACTTCCTTCCTATGTCTGTAGATTACCAAGAAAAATTTGCAGCTTCCGGCAAAATTCCGGGAGGATTTTTAAAAAGAGAAGGAAGGCTTTCTGATTATGAAATTTTGATCAGTCGGATAGTTGATAGAGCTATCAGACCGATTTTTCCGGATGATTATCATGCGGATACCAATATAGCCATTACATTAATGTCTGCTGATGAGGATGTATTACCTGATTGTCTTGCCGGATTGGCAGCTTCAGCAGCATTGGCTGTTTCAGATATACCATTTAATGGACCTATTTCTGAAGTAAGAGTAGGCAAAATAGATGGGAATTTAATGATAAATCCTACTCCAAAACAGCTTGAAACCGCTTCTATGGAGTTTATCGTTGCTGGTTCGGAAGAATACATTCTGATGGTTGAAGGTGAAGCCAATGAAATTTCGGAAGACGAGATGGTTGAGGCGCTCCAATTTGCCCATGAAGAGATCAAGAAACATTGTAAGGTTCAAAAAGAGCTTTCAATTGCGGTTGGAAAAGAGGTCAAAAGGGAATATAACCACGAAAAAACCGATCCTGCATTATACGAGAAAATGTACGGAGAGCTTTATGACAAATGCTATGAAGTAGTAGCCCGACAAATTCCAAATAAATCAGAAAGATCCGAATTGATCAAAGCTATCAAAGAGGGTTTTATTGAAAGTTTGGGCGAAGAGCATGGTTTTGAGGCAAGCCTTATTGGACCTTATTTTTCAAAAATCCACAAAGAAGCAGCAAGAAATCTGACTCTAAATGAAAAGAAGAGACTTGATGGCAGGAAACTCGATGAGGTAAGACCAATATGGTCTGTAGTAGATTATTTACCTTCTGCTCATGGTTCGGCAATTTTCACCCGAGGTGAGACTCAGTCCATTACTACTTGTACTTTGGGTACAAAAATGGATGAACAGATGGTTGATGGTGCAATGATTTCAGGATTCAACAAGTTCTTCCTTCACTATAACTTTCCTGGTTTTTCAACCGGTGAGGTTAAAGTAAACAGAGGTCCCGGAAGACGGGAAGTAGGACATGGAAATCTTGCCATGCGTGCTTTGAAAAAAGTACTTCCAACTGGAGACGACAATCCATATACTATTAGAATTGTTTCTGATATTTTGGAGTCAAACGGGTCATCTTCAATGGCGACAGTTTGCGCAGGGTCTCTTGCCTTGATGGATGCCGGTATTCAGATAAAGGCTCCTGTGACAGGTATTGCGATGGGAATGATTTCTGACTCAAAAACCGGGAATTATTCCATTCTTTCAGATATCCTTGGAGATGAGGATCATTTGGGAGATATGGATTTTAAAGTAACCGGAACTGAGAAAGGCATCACTGCCTGTCAAATGGACCTCAAAGTGGAAGGTTTGGATTACAGTGTGTTGAAAGAGGCACTTTATCAGGCAAGAGCAGGTAGACTTCATATTATGGAGGAAATCAAGAAAACCCTTTCTGCACCGAAGCCTGATCTTAAGCCACATACTCCAAGATCCTTTACCATGGGTATTCCTAAGGAATTGATCGGAGCAGTAATTGGTCCAGGTGGAAAAGTAATACAGGAAATCCAGAAAGACACCGGAGCTACCATAATTATTGAGGAGAAAGATAATATGGGTAAAATCAACATATTCTCTAACAATCAAGATTCAATGAATGCTGCTATTTCCAGAATCAAAGCGATTGTCGCTCAACCTGAAATAGGAGAGACCTACACCGGGATAGTTAAAAACATCATGCCGTTTGGTGCGTTTGTAGAATTTATGCCAGGAAAAGATGGTCTGTTGCATATTTCAGAGATCAAATGGGAGAGATTGGAAAATATGGAAGGTGTTCTTGAACCTGGAGAAGAAATTCAGGTTAAACTCATAGATGTCGATAAAAAAACCGGTAAGTTTAAGTTGTCGAGAAAAGTTTTAATACCAAAACCGGCGAAATCTGAAAATAAAGATTAA
- a CDS encoding sigma-70 family RNA polymerase sigma factor has protein sequence MRQLKISKQITNRESQSLDKYLQEIGKVDLLTADEEVVLAKRIREGDQLALEKLTKANLRFVVSVAKQYQNQGLSLGDLINEGNLGLIKAAQRFDETRGFKFISYAVWWIRQSILQALAEQSRIVRLPLNRVGSLNKISKTFSELEQKFEREPSPEELAEVLEVTAGEVVDTMKISGRHVSMDAPFVQGEENSLLDVLENDGDEKPDDGLMTDSLRKEVQRALSTLTQREADVITLYFGLNGEHAMTLEEIGEKFNLTRERVRQIKEKAIRRLRHTSRSKTLKPYLG, from the coding sequence ATGAGGCAGCTAAAAATTAGCAAACAGATCACCAATAGAGAGAGCCAGTCCCTTGATAAATATCTACAGGAAATTGGTAAGGTCGATCTTCTTACCGCTGATGAAGAAGTAGTTTTAGCAAAAAGAATCCGTGAAGGAGATCAGCTTGCTTTAGAAAAACTTACAAAAGCCAATCTCCGTTTTGTTGTATCCGTGGCAAAGCAATATCAGAATCAAGGTCTATCTTTGGGAGATCTGATCAATGAAGGTAACTTGGGTCTCATAAAGGCCGCTCAGAGGTTTGATGAAACAAGGGGATTTAAATTCATATCTTACGCGGTATGGTGGATTCGGCAATCAATTCTTCAGGCTTTAGCAGAACAGTCCAGAATTGTTAGATTACCTTTGAACAGGGTAGGATCTTTAAACAAAATCAGTAAAACTTTCAGTGAGCTTGAACAGAAATTTGAAAGAGAACCTTCACCTGAGGAACTAGCAGAAGTACTTGAAGTCACAGCGGGCGAAGTTGTAGACACCATGAAAATCTCAGGACGACATGTCTCAATGGACGCGCCATTCGTACAGGGAGAAGAAAACAGTCTTTTGGATGTCCTGGAAAATGATGGCGATGAAAAACCTGACGATGGTTTGATGACAGATTCATTGAGAAAGGAAGTTCAGAGAGCATTATCTACACTTACTCAAAGAGAAGCTGATGTTATCACCCTTTACTTCGGACTTAATGGAGAGCATGCCATGACCTTGGAGGAAATAGGTGAAAAATTCAACTTAACCAGAGAAAGAGTTAGACAAATTAAAGAGAAGGCTATCAGGAGGTTAAGACATACTTCTAGAAGTAAAACTTTAAAACCTTACCTGGGTTGA
- the trxB gene encoding thioredoxin-disulfide reductase, with protein sequence MTSDIEKAKVLIIGSGPAGYTAAIYAARAGLNPILYTGGQPGGQLTITTDVENYPGYPDGIMGPEMMEDFRKQAERFGTQVRYGMVTSVDFNSLPHKVIVDEQHTLHADTVIISTGASAKWLGLESEERLNGKGVSACAVCDGFFFRGQDVAIVGAGDTACEEATYLSNICSKVYMIVRRGEMRASQIMQKRVMNNPKIEILWNTETVEILGEEEVSGVLVKNNITNENRAISISGFFVAIGHEPNTGIFKGIIDMDETGYIKTVPGSTRTNVEGVFASGDAQDHIYRQAVTAAGTGCMAALDAERYLASRE encoded by the coding sequence ATGACTTCAGACATTGAAAAAGCAAAAGTCTTGATAATTGGATCAGGACCGGCTGGTTACACAGCTGCAATTTATGCTGCTAGGGCAGGGCTCAATCCCATTTTGTATACAGGTGGTCAACCCGGTGGGCAATTGACCATAACAACGGATGTGGAAAATTATCCCGGTTATCCGGATGGCATCATGGGACCTGAAATGATGGAGGATTTTCGAAAACAAGCAGAAAGATTTGGAACACAGGTTCGCTATGGCATGGTTACTTCGGTGGACTTTAATAGCCTACCACATAAAGTAATCGTCGATGAGCAGCATACCCTTCACGCAGATACCGTGATTATTTCAACCGGAGCTTCAGCAAAATGGTTGGGATTGGAAAGCGAGGAGAGGTTGAATGGGAAAGGTGTTTCTGCTTGTGCTGTTTGTGATGGATTCTTTTTTAGGGGACAAGATGTTGCTATTGTGGGTGCAGGAGATACTGCGTGTGAAGAAGCTACATATTTATCCAATATCTGTAGCAAAGTTTACATGATCGTCAGAAGAGGAGAAATGAGGGCTTCTCAGATTATGCAAAAGAGAGTAATGAACAATCCTAAAATTGAAATTTTGTGGAATACGGAGACCGTTGAAATTTTAGGGGAAGAAGAGGTATCCGGTGTTCTTGTAAAAAATAATATTACGAATGAAAACAGAGCAATAAGTATTTCAGGCTTTTTTGTTGCCATAGGTCATGAACCTAATACTGGAATATTTAAGGGAATTATTGATATGGACGAAACAGGTTATATTAAAACTGTTCCGGGAAGCACAAGAACTAATGTGGAAGGTGTATTTGCAAGTGGTGATGCACAGGACCATATTTACAGACAGGCAGTTACAGCAGCGGGAACTGGCTGTATGGCGGCCTTGGATGCAGAAAGATACTTGGCCTCTAGAGAATAG